In Phocoena phocoena chromosome 3, mPhoPho1.1, whole genome shotgun sequence, a single window of DNA contains:
- the MFAP3 gene encoding microfibril-associated glycoprotein 3, which translates to MKPHCCLFTLVVSVTVPAAFALEDVGFNQMTPLGANHSSSNASFLPSFELSADSHSGDDVIIAREGTSVSIECLLTVDHYEGVYWYNSKGQQLDNRGRGGKWLVSDNFLNITNIAFADRGLYTCFITSPIRASYSVTLRVIFTSGDMSVYYMVVCLIAFTITLILNVTRLCMMSSHLRKTEKAINEFFRTEGAEKLQKAFEIAKRIPIITSAKTLELAKVTQFKTMEFARYIEELARSVPLPPLILNCRAFVEEMFEAVRVDDPDDMGERIKERPALNAQDGIFVINPEMGRSNSPGGDSDDGSLSEQGQEIAVQVSVHLQSETKSIDTDSQDSNHFSPPDDIGSAELNSNYKDGAFESCQL; encoded by the exons aTGAAGCCACATTGTTGTTTATTCACTTTAGTGGTGAGTGTTACTGTGCCAGCTGCTTTTGCTTTGGAAGATGTAGGCTTCAACCAAATGACCCCGCTGGGAGCAAATCATAGTTCTTCCAATGCATCATTTCTCCCAAGTTTTGAACTCTCAGCAGATTCCCACTCAGGTGATGATGTCATCATAGCCAGAGAGGGAACTAGTGTTTCAATTGAGTGTCTTCTCACAGTCGACCACTATGAAGGTGTCTATTGGTACAACTCAAAAGGACAGCAGCTGGATAACAGAGGCAGAG GTGGAAAATGGTTGGTTTCTGATAACTTCCTGAATATCACCAACATAGCCTTTGCTGACCGTGGGCTCTATACATGTTTTATCACCTCTCCGATCCGTGCCTCCTACTCGGTCACCCTGCGTGTTATCTTCACCTCGGGAGACATGAGTGTCTACTACATGGTTGTTTGCTTGATTGCCTTTACAATCACTCTCATCTTGAATGTCACACGGCTGTGCATGATGAGCAGCCATCTTCGTAAAACTGAGAAAGCCATCAATGAATTCTTCCGAACTGAAGGGGCAGAGAAACTTCAGAAGGCCTTTGAGATCGCAAAACGCATCCCCATCATCACCTCAGCCAAGACTCTGGAGCtcgccaaagtcacacagtttaaAACCATGGAGTTTGCTCGTTATATTGAAGAACTGGCAAGAAGCGTCCCTCTGCCACCTCTTATTCTAAACTGTCGGGCCTTTGTAGAGGAGATGTTTGAGGCTGTGCGAGTGGATGACCCTGATGACATGGGAGAAAGAATTAAAGAGAGACCTGCCTTGAATGCTCAGGATGGCATCTTTGTCATTAACCCAGAGATGGGCCGGAGTAATTCACCAGGAGGAGATTCGGATGATGGTTCCCTGAGTGAACAAGGCCAGGAGATAGCAGTTCAGGTTTCTGTCCACCTTCAGTCAGAGACCAAAAGTATTGATACAGATTCTCAAGACAGCAATCATTTCAGCCCGCCTGATGATATAGGATCTGCTGAATTGAACTCTAACTACAAAGATGGGGCATTTGAAAGCTGCCAGCTGTGA